In a single window of the Gemmatimonadota bacterium genome:
- a CDS encoding Gfo/Idh/MocA family oxidoreductase, translated as MLKAGFIGAGGRSQGAHYPNVHRLEQDVEMCAVCELDEERLDQVAKKYEFPQVYTDHKKMLDEADLDVIYCVMNEKWILQTAIDCMNAGKHIFIEKPPGANLEETEQLLEAAVSNNVFAMVGFQRRYTAVTREAMRVVAEKGPVSSIVTTFNKQMLGGDGNEFTSTLWNDVCHIVDLTRYMAGSEPVEVSAYQDKFGGESYNNYTALIRFENDAVGTIHGNRASGGRVLRSELHGVGIGCYMKIPQEIEIHEDNQVRTLGGWEVDGVEEDDVASYEGVLTMHQHFVDCINNNEVPHNDLRDVIHSIRLVDQLEAKE; from the coding sequence ATGTTAAAAGCCGGATTTATTGGAGCTGGGGGTCGCAGTCAGGGCGCGCATTATCCAAATGTCCATCGCCTGGAGCAAGATGTCGAGATGTGCGCGGTTTGCGAACTCGATGAAGAGCGCCTGGATCAGGTTGCAAAAAAATACGAGTTTCCGCAAGTATATACAGATCACAAGAAGATGCTCGATGAAGCCGATCTCGATGTCATTTATTGCGTTATGAATGAAAAATGGATTTTACAGACGGCTATTGATTGTATGAATGCGGGCAAACACATTTTTATTGAAAAGCCACCTGGTGCGAATCTCGAAGAGACCGAGCAATTGCTCGAGGCGGCGGTGTCCAATAATGTGTTCGCTATGGTTGGGTTTCAGCGGCGCTATACAGCGGTTACGCGCGAGGCCATGCGTGTCGTAGCAGAAAAGGGTCCCGTTTCATCCATTGTCACGACATTCAACAAACAAATGCTCGGTGGCGATGGTAATGAATTTACCTCTACTCTGTGGAATGACGTCTGCCATATTGTCGATCTCACGCGCTATATGGCCGGGAGCGAACCCGTGGAAGTGTCCGCCTATCAGGATAAATTTGGTGGAGAGAGCTATAATAATTACACGGCTCTCATACGTTTTGAGAATGACGCGGTGGGCACCATTCATGGCAATCGCGCTTCTGGTGGGCGCGTGTTGCGTTCTGAACTGCACGGCGTGGGTATTGGGTGTTATATGAAGATTCCCCAGGAGATCGAGATTCACGAAGACAATCAGGTGCGTACCCTGGGGGGATGGGAAGTCGATGGCGTAGAAGAGGATGATGTCGCCAGTTACGAGGGTGTTTTGACGATGCACCAGCATTTTGTCGATTGTATCAATAACAACGAGGTGCCTCACAACGACCTGCGAGATGTTATCCACTCCATCCGCCTGGTGGATCAACTCGAAGCTAAGGAGTAA
- the dusA gene encoding tRNA dihydrouridine(20/20a) synthase DusA, whose amino-acid sequence MAIGDSRRFSIAPMMDCTDRHERYFLRLITKRVLLYTEMVATGAIIHGDRTRLLGFDPIEHPIALQLGGSDPADLALCARVGEDWGYDEINLNVGCPSDRVQSGLFGAYLMKEPERVRDGVSAMRDAVNIPVTVKTRIGVDNRDSYEELVHFVQTVAESGCRIFAFHARKAWLQGLSPKENREIPPLSYDIVYRIKRDFPDLNVVINGGITSLDEAAAHLAHVDGVMVGREAYSNPYFLSDADHRFFGEAHPIPSRHEILHAYLPYVSDQLERGTRLHHIARHLIGLFAGVPGAKTWRRYISENAYKKDAGIEVLEAAGELVDSPEHIYSLASS is encoded by the coding sequence ATGGCTATTGGAGACAGCAGGCGATTTTCAATCGCCCCCATGATGGATTGTACAGATCGGCACGAGCGGTATTTTTTGCGCCTGATCACCAAACGGGTTTTGCTATACACCGAAATGGTTGCCACCGGTGCAATCATACACGGTGACCGCACGCGTTTATTGGGGTTTGACCCGATTGAACATCCCATAGCCCTACAATTGGGCGGAAGCGACCCCGCCGACCTCGCACTGTGCGCCAGAGTGGGTGAAGACTGGGGATATGATGAGATCAATCTGAATGTGGGATGCCCCAGCGACCGCGTGCAATCAGGGCTTTTTGGGGCGTATTTGATGAAAGAACCCGAACGGGTGCGCGATGGTGTAAGCGCAATGCGCGACGCGGTGAATATTCCCGTAACCGTGAAAACGCGAATTGGCGTTGACAACCGCGATTCTTACGAAGAACTGGTGCATTTTGTCCAGACCGTTGCCGAATCGGGATGCCGTATCTTTGCATTCCACGCCCGCAAAGCCTGGCTTCAGGGCCTGAGTCCCAAAGAAAACAGAGAAATTCCCCCATTATCTTACGACATAGTCTATCGCATCAAACGCGACTTTCCAGATCTGAACGTCGTGATCAACGGGGGAATTACATCGCTCGACGAAGCCGCCGCACATCTGGCGCATGTCGATGGCGTGATGGTCGGAAGGGAAGCCTATTCAAACCCCTATTTTTTATCCGATGCCGACCACCGATTCTTCGGCGAAGCACACCCAATTCCTTCCCGGCACGAAATTCTGCACGCGTATCTGCCCTATGTCTCCGACCAGCTCGAACGCGGTACGCGATTGCACCATATAGCGCGACATCTCATAGGGCTATTTGCCGGCGTACCGGGTGCAAAAACTTGGCGGCGATACATCAGCGAAAACGCATACAAAAAAGATGCGGGCATCGAAGTATTAGAAGCTGCGGGCGAACTGGTTGACTCACCCGAGCACATTTACTCCTTAGCTTCGAGTTGA
- a CDS encoding phytanoyl-CoA dioxygenase family protein — MSLNTDLNRIRRDGWTVIEGVIPENEVDAIRDHVWHSTGIHGRAKAAKDGIGHVPGFIRYDQSLAPYLADARLMAILEALFGSFVKVSYVSATINRRDNPRGRWHADWPFNQINASHVLAPYPDAIMHITTLWMLSPFTHENGGTLIVPGSHRWSNNPTGNIDVVPHEPYSTEMNATGPAGSVLVLDSRIWHATAPNQSQEDRVSVVVRYAPWWLNTRVLMPGSEERKMMVDETGLTDNDQEPVPRQVYEELPENAKPLFRHWISD, encoded by the coding sequence ATGAGTTTAAATACCGATCTAAACCGAATCCGCAGAGATGGCTGGACCGTAATAGAAGGCGTAATCCCGGAAAATGAGGTAGATGCCATACGCGATCACGTATGGCATTCGACCGGGATACACGGCAGAGCAAAGGCCGCAAAAGACGGCATCGGACACGTGCCGGGCTTTATACGTTATGACCAATCCCTCGCGCCCTATCTCGCAGACGCAAGGCTGATGGCTATCCTCGAAGCTCTTTTTGGCTCCTTTGTCAAAGTGTCTTATGTCTCAGCGACCATCAACCGTCGGGACAACCCACGGGGCAGATGGCATGCAGACTGGCCGTTTAATCAGATCAACGCCTCACATGTGCTTGCACCTTATCCAGATGCGATAATGCATATCACAACCCTGTGGATGTTATCTCCCTTTACCCATGAGAATGGCGGCACACTGATCGTGCCGGGCAGCCACCGATGGTCGAATAATCCAACCGGAAATATAGATGTGGTTCCGCACGAACCTTATTCAACCGAGATGAATGCAACGGGTCCGGCAGGAAGCGTCCTCGTGCTGGACAGTCGAATATGGCACGCAACTGCCCCCAATCAATCGCAAGAGGACCGGGTATCCGTTGTCGTTCGCTATGCCCCCTGGTGGTTGAACACGCGCGTATTGATGCCGGGATCTGAAGAGCGCAAAATGATGGTGGATGAAACCGGCTTGACCGATAACGACCAGGAACCCGTACCCCGCCAGGTTTACGAAGAATTGCCGGAAAACGCGAAACCCCTGTTCCGACACTGGATAAGCGACTGA
- a CDS encoding D-glycerate dehydrogenase, translated as MSTNDWRTHNESGSNRVVVTKELPGDRWLEILTAADCRVEIGTSTEILSVEEIADKIGDQCDGVIGQLTEKWGEELFTALKNAGGKAYSNYAVGYNNVDVGVATKYGIPVGNTPGVLTETTAEMAISLTFSAARRVIEADAFMRAEKYHGWLPTLYLGELMTGKTVGVIGAGRIGCAYAKMMSEGFKMNVVYFDPYPNEYMENYIAAYGEFLKSQGDEPVTCQRLDSVEDVLRVADVVSLHPLLDDTTFHLMNTERLSLMKDNAILINASRGPVIDEVALVAHCQTHPDFKVGLDVFEDEPLMKPGLKELPNVVIVPHIASATIWTRSGMAILAASNVAGVLNGYGAWQDPDDVLPFLGDNPPQAAPSIVNASEVGLPAYA; from the coding sequence TTGAGCACCAATGACTGGAGAACACACAACGAATCGGGCAGCAATCGCGTAGTCGTAACCAAAGAATTGCCAGGCGACCGCTGGCTTGAGATTCTCACGGCTGCTGATTGCCGCGTAGAGATTGGCACATCAACGGAAATTTTGAGTGTCGAAGAAATCGCAGACAAAATCGGCGATCAATGCGATGGCGTAATCGGACAATTGACAGAAAAGTGGGGTGAGGAACTATTCACCGCCCTCAAGAATGCCGGAGGCAAAGCGTATTCCAACTATGCCGTGGGATACAATAATGTGGATGTTGGCGTAGCGACAAAATACGGCATACCAGTGGGCAACACCCCGGGCGTATTGACCGAGACCACCGCGGAAATGGCCATCTCCCTCACCTTTTCAGCAGCGCGCCGGGTAATCGAAGCCGATGCCTTTATGCGCGCCGAAAAATATCACGGCTGGTTGCCCACACTTTATTTGGGCGAATTGATGACCGGGAAAACAGTCGGCGTAATCGGCGCTGGCCGCATCGGCTGTGCGTATGCCAAAATGATGTCCGAAGGGTTCAAGATGAACGTGGTTTATTTTGACCCGTATCCCAATGAATATATGGAAAATTACATCGCGGCTTATGGCGAATTCTTAAAATCTCAGGGTGATGAACCCGTAACCTGCCAGCGCCTGGACTCGGTTGAAGACGTATTGCGGGTTGCAGACGTGGTCAGCTTACATCCGCTATTAGATGACACCACCTTCCACCTGATGAATACCGAGCGTCTTTCATTGATGAAAGACAATGCCATTTTGATCAACGCCAGCCGCGGCCCGGTCATCGACGAAGTCGCACTGGTCGCACACTGCCAAACCCATCCCGATTTCAAAGTCGGCCTCGATGTGTTTGAAGACGAACCCCTGATGAAACCCGGACTTAAAGAGTTGCCCAATGTGGTCATTGTACCGCATATTGCATCGGCGACAATATGGACCCGTTCGGGAATGGCCATCCTGGCGGCCTCGAATGTGGCTGGTGTTTTGAATGGCTATGGCGCGTGGCAAGATCCGGACGATGTGTTGCCCTTCCTCGGCGACAATCCGCCACAGGCAGCCCCCAGTATTGTCAATGCAAGTGAAGTCGGGCTTCCCGCTTATGCATGA
- a CDS encoding Zn-dependent alcohol dehydrogenase, which produces MKAAVLREAHQPITVEDVEIADPIGREVLIRTAAAGVCHSDVHYQQGLYTCELPAVLGHESAGIIEAVGPDVTYVKPGDHVITCLSVFCGHCRYCTTGRPNLCEDRESTQRKETDKPRLSQDNQAFFQFANLASYAEQLLVHENAVCKVREDMPLDKAALIGCGVTTGVGAALNTAKVEAGSTVAVVGCGGIGLSAVQGARIGGAGRIIAVDTVSSKLQLARELGATDLVNANDGDPVEQIMDLTGGKGVAYSFEAVGLKQTAEQCFYMLEEGGTATIIGMIPQGVKIELTGHNFLRERKIQGSSMGSNRFRVDMPRYVDMYLMGNLKIDEMISHNISLDDIDDAFKALIAGEVARQIIIFDI; this is translated from the coding sequence ATGAAAGCCGCTGTTTTGCGCGAAGCGCATCAGCCAATTACTGTAGAAGATGTCGAAATTGCCGATCCAATCGGGCGCGAAGTATTGATTCGCACCGCCGCCGCAGGAGTCTGTCACAGCGATGTTCATTATCAGCAAGGACTTTATACCTGCGAGCTACCTGCCGTGCTCGGCCACGAATCAGCGGGCATTATAGAGGCGGTCGGGCCAGACGTGACCTATGTAAAACCCGGCGACCATGTAATCACCTGTCTATCGGTTTTTTGTGGACATTGTCGCTACTGCACCACCGGACGTCCAAATCTATGTGAAGATAGGGAATCGACACAGCGCAAAGAGACAGATAAACCGCGCCTATCCCAGGATAATCAAGCGTTCTTCCAATTTGCAAACCTCGCCTCTTATGCAGAACAGCTATTGGTACACGAAAATGCAGTATGCAAAGTCCGCGAAGACATGCCACTGGACAAAGCAGCCCTGATCGGATGCGGTGTGACAACCGGCGTTGGCGCTGCGCTCAACACCGCCAAAGTAGAGGCTGGCAGCACAGTAGCTGTTGTCGGATGCGGTGGCATTGGCCTGAGTGCTGTACAGGGTGCGCGAATAGGCGGTGCAGGGCGTATTATTGCAGTAGATACCGTCTCTTCCAAACTGCAACTGGCCCGAGAATTAGGCGCGACAGACCTGGTCAATGCCAACGATGGCGACCCCGTTGAGCAAATAATGGATCTGACCGGCGGAAAAGGCGTGGCGTACTCTTTTGAAGCCGTCGGCTTAAAACAGACTGCGGAACAGTGTTTTTATATGCTCGAAGAAGGCGGCACCGCCACGATAATTGGCATGATTCCCCAGGGCGTTAAAATTGAACTTACAGGACACAACTTTTTGCGCGAGCGCAAAATTCAGGGATCGAGCATGGGGTCCAATCGCTTTCGCGTGGATATGCCGCGGTATGTGGATATGTATCTCATGGGCAATCTCAAGATCGACGAAATGATTTCACACAATATATCCTTAGATGATATTGACGATGCGTTTAAGGCTCTGATCGCAGGTGAAGTCGCCCGGCAGATCATCATATTTGACATATAA
- a CDS encoding phytanoyl-CoA dioxygenase family protein has translation MSTVTERHIQQYREEGYCHVEGLIPPDLMANAWARVREIVDHPPDWEKGRFQVLNPEIYRATSGDPVPKGIQRPGLEEAVFAIVAEHSNMANAMAAVLGGDVELFTDQIGVKHGWIDTEQGGCSYFHQDSWYWKIDPELGCNCWIPMQEVGKNAIALSVMPRSHIGWELVPHESYYDDPPMYRKSHVNGTETYEPFKRHRIPLNQIDYSDEILVKMKPGDGLFFTNYTWHRSEPNRTSNSMAFYAIAYQLKDPV, from the coding sequence ATGAGCACAGTCACCGAACGACATATCCAACAGTATCGAGAAGAAGGATACTGCCATGTGGAGGGATTGATCCCCCCCGACCTCATGGCGAACGCCTGGGCGCGAGTGCGGGAAATAGTAGATCATCCGCCAGATTGGGAAAAAGGCAGATTTCAAGTTCTCAATCCCGAAATATATCGCGCCACATCAGGCGATCCAGTACCCAAAGGCATTCAACGTCCGGGCCTGGAAGAAGCGGTATTTGCCATCGTTGCAGAACACAGCAATATGGCAAACGCAATGGCGGCGGTTTTGGGCGGCGATGTGGAACTCTTCACAGATCAGATAGGGGTTAAACACGGATGGATTGACACTGAGCAAGGTGGATGCAGTTATTTTCACCAGGACTCGTGGTACTGGAAAATCGATCCCGAATTGGGTTGCAACTGCTGGATCCCGATGCAAGAAGTCGGAAAGAACGCCATCGCATTATCGGTCATGCCGCGCAGCCATATCGGCTGGGAACTCGTACCGCACGAATCTTATTACGACGACCCGCCGATGTACAGAAAATCCCATGTGAATGGCACCGAAACCTATGAACCGTTTAAGCGCCACCGCATCCCGCTAAATCAGATCGATTACTCCGATGAAATCCTGGTCAAAATGAAACCGGGCGACGGACTCTTCTTCACAAATTACACCTGGCATCGCAGCGAGCCAAATCGCACGAGTAACTCAATGGCATTTTACGCGATTGCATATCAGTTGAAAGATCCTGTGTAA
- a CDS encoding GWxTD domain-containing protein, whose protein sequence is MRLIKWYVAIVATCFWTTAYGQEDAPIYRDMPLRSKGELRVFAETAAFRGPQNLTRLEVYTLIDARQLQFVPEDGKYVSQIDFELSLQDTAGNPTVRELWTRNVSVANIRELKQNGALVRDIIAVDIAPGPYKITLTAEDIYGDISGICEGNMRVRRFEGPELVVSDVVFASELKKAESAGRFVKNGWHVVPNTTRFFRVGKPIQIYFEVYNFKVMPNNPNDSFVLGYSLLDTADVVVKSYPAKRLIKPGESVVKTETLETEGLSGGAYDLQIELFDRSTREHVRHKRKVFLISDENENPQLTEAQQEQLRYFQTIHHIASEKDLSMYESLPSQDSKMKFLRTFWKKLDPTPKTPLNERLRDHINRMKYSDDTFTSQPGKRGSETDKGRVYIKYGPPSERDYTTSAAIGKAIDTWTYEKSGRYIFIFFDRRGTGVYELVHSTMSGELYNPNWQDTAF, encoded by the coding sequence ATGCGTCTCATAAAATGGTATGTTGCGATAGTCGCCACCTGTTTCTGGACAACGGCATACGGGCAAGAAGATGCGCCAATATATCGGGATATGCCTTTGCGCTCAAAGGGCGAATTGCGCGTTTTTGCCGAAACCGCTGCATTTCGGGGACCTCAAAATCTCACGCGTCTGGAAGTCTATACATTAATCGATGCGCGACAATTGCAGTTTGTCCCTGAAGATGGCAAATACGTGTCCCAAATTGACTTTGAGCTTTCTCTGCAAGATACCGCGGGAAATCCCACAGTACGAGAGTTGTGGACACGGAATGTTTCGGTGGCAAATATCCGAGAATTAAAACAAAATGGCGCGCTGGTGCGCGATATTATCGCCGTCGATATCGCACCGGGGCCCTACAAAATAACGCTGACAGCCGAAGATATTTACGGAGATATTTCAGGCATCTGTGAAGGAAATATGCGCGTGCGCCGTTTTGAGGGCCCTGAGTTAGTCGTAAGCGATGTGGTATTCGCTTCGGAACTAAAAAAAGCCGAATCTGCCGGGCGCTTTGTCAAAAATGGATGGCACGTCGTGCCCAATACAACGCGGTTTTTCCGCGTGGGGAAACCGATACAGATCTACTTTGAGGTTTACAACTTCAAGGTCATGCCAAACAATCCCAATGATTCATTTGTCCTGGGATACAGTTTGCTCGACACCGCTGATGTCGTTGTCAAATCGTATCCGGCAAAGCGATTGATCAAGCCCGGTGAAAGCGTGGTAAAAACAGAAACCCTGGAAACAGAAGGACTATCTGGCGGCGCGTACGATTTGCAAATTGAGTTATTTGACCGCAGCACGCGCGAACATGTGCGGCACAAACGCAAAGTCTTTCTCATTTCAGATGAAAATGAAAATCCACAATTGACAGAGGCGCAACAGGAACAATTGCGATATTTTCAAACCATTCACCACATTGCGTCTGAAAAAGATCTCTCTATGTACGAGTCTTTGCCATCACAGGATTCAAAAATGAAATTCCTCCGGACATTTTGGAAAAAACTGGATCCGACGCCAAAGACGCCCTTAAATGAACGGCTTCGAGACCATATAAATCGCATGAAATACTCCGATGATACGTTTACATCGCAGCCGGGCAAGCGGGGATCTGAGACGGACAAAGGACGTGTTTATATCAAATACGGACCGCCCAGCGAGCGCGACTATACCACATCGGCTGCGATAGGAAAAGCCATAGATACCTGGACTTACGAAAAGTCGGGGCGATATATTTTTATATTTTTCGATCGCCGCGGAACCGGTGTTTACGAACTGGTACACTCGACCATGTCAGGTGAACTCTACAATCCCAATTGGCAAGACACAGCATTCTAA
- a CDS encoding 2-oxoacid:acceptor oxidoreductase family protein produces MDPRFTFEKGTGIFTGNELIVKGCLEGGMGLMTGYPGSPVAEVFDAAERIRELLVEKGVMVQIANNEALGAARLNGAQMESIRAIAVMKSVGAHVASDALALGNMAGTGEGAAAVAVFGDDTWSEGTQVPADSRFIAKHLYMPIFEPSTFQEMKDWIKVAFELSEKTRLYIAYLVTSNQADGGGTVEVHANQFPEKTFNHPIRLDPQTISPDDRVIIPPHTVIKEKEVLEQRFPRLLTLAKEYGLNRILYRPDSGKKRIGFVTSSLAYCYLEHALNMVGLGSSIPILKYGITYPIDSEILREFADLVDEIYVVEEKRGFLEEQIGAALQNMYQADKTKAFRIWGKRFPNGSGFPDSCGLNPSITLNALAPVLKSLDDPTVPVDPDRIDAVVALMAQTETFDLSASVRTPSFCPGCPHRDSASVLDKMIDDFQDGDYMQRKHSTDPMDLIFHGDIGCYSLLKYEPFNRLMHNLSGMGLGGGTGAGIDPFIDNKQLVFMGDSTFFHSGMAAISDSIKHGQDITYVILDNKTTAMTGHQPTPGVDIDLMGRPTFAQDIEQVVRGLGGGTNGPVMVARMNPANREAYRDILEQALLKDGVKIVIADKECGITYHRRVRAEQIQAIREKGYLSEETHINITPEVCEYCLECTQATGCSGLTVEETLHGSKVATDLSLCVADGACTKVEVANGDKTCPSFERLIIHRSRAPEVQTESIDLSNIPEPECREFDTAWYAYVAGVGGMGINTISAIIAVAGAKQGYTVRFTNKKGLAIRNGGVYSHVSFTKDERVISQLTPYGHADLLLGLDILEAVRGLDPNGTGRVGSPQRTTAVVETGKRETILSMIGRDDFDTDHLEDMLRRYTNPDTYFGMDLGEISERYLGNKIYANSILLGAAFQRGALPLTLENIRWAMKQNIKSNELEANLKAFEMGRKAALDPDAFFKPKLVTTYRGLIDDKVEILAKTRGEKLAKTYRILSETVAGWSLSDATKLQFALGVYDLIQWGGIEHAQSYIVRVKRIYDRDNVQYRYRATDAVVRFLARVMAYKDEIYVAHLLTSEEKYRRDRARYDVDPNRGDQISYRHLTRPHFTVLGLDIRFDIQTRDWMLNIMKRARFLRRLPAWHREEKDYRDWYIDLVDNFDFDNTERYDTYVKVLRLPDDVRGYREVIWPKMAAARKMANYWLNGKGTPPKLDREVLDIEPVVENA; encoded by the coding sequence ATGGATCCTCGATTTACATTTGAAAAAGGCACGGGCATTTTTACGGGCAATGAATTGATCGTCAAGGGTTGCCTCGAAGGCGGCATGGGGTTGATGACGGGATATCCCGGATCACCCGTGGCAGAAGTATTTGATGCAGCAGAGCGCATCCGCGAGTTGTTGGTGGAAAAAGGCGTAATGGTGCAAATTGCCAACAACGAAGCCCTGGGAGCAGCGCGTCTCAATGGGGCGCAGATGGAATCTATTCGCGCCATCGCAGTCATGAAAAGCGTGGGCGCGCACGTCGCTTCAGACGCGTTGGCACTGGGCAATATGGCCGGAACAGGTGAAGGCGCTGCTGCGGTTGCTGTATTTGGCGATGATACGTGGTCTGAGGGCACGCAAGTGCCTGCTGATTCTCGTTTTATTGCCAAACACCTGTATATGCCCATATTCGAACCCAGCACCTTTCAGGAAATGAAAGACTGGATCAAAGTCGCCTTTGAGTTATCGGAAAAAACCCGGCTTTATATCGCCTACCTCGTGACATCCAATCAGGCAGATGGCGGGGGCACGGTCGAAGTACACGCAAACCAGTTTCCCGAAAAAACATTTAACCATCCCATCCGCCTGGATCCACAAACGATTTCCCCAGATGATCGCGTGATTATCCCACCACATACAGTGATAAAAGAAAAGGAGGTCCTCGAGCAGCGTTTTCCCAGGCTGCTCACCCTCGCAAAAGAATACGGCCTGAATCGAATTTTATATCGGCCAGACTCTGGCAAGAAGCGGATCGGCTTTGTCACCAGCAGTTTGGCCTATTGTTATTTGGAACACGCGCTCAACATGGTCGGGTTGGGGAGCAGTATTCCCATTTTAAAATACGGTATTACGTATCCTATCGATTCGGAAATTTTGCGCGAATTTGCAGATCTGGTCGATGAAATTTACGTGGTGGAAGAAAAACGCGGTTTTTTGGAAGAACAAATTGGCGCCGCTTTGCAAAACATGTATCAAGCCGACAAAACAAAGGCATTTCGGATATGGGGCAAGCGCTTCCCCAATGGATCCGGTTTCCCCGACAGTTGTGGCCTGAATCCGAGTATCACGCTCAATGCGCTGGCTCCAGTGTTGAAATCGCTCGACGACCCCACAGTCCCCGTAGATCCCGACCGCATTGATGCCGTTGTCGCCTTGATGGCTCAGACAGAAACATTTGACCTGAGCGCATCGGTTCGCACACCCTCGTTTTGCCCGGGCTGCCCGCACCGGGATTCTGCCAGTGTGCTGGACAAAATGATCGACGATTTTCAAGATGGCGATTACATGCAGCGCAAGCACAGCACAGATCCGATGGATCTGATTTTTCACGGAGATATCGGATGTTATTCCCTGTTGAAATACGAGCCATTTAACCGGCTGATGCACAATTTGTCGGGAATGGGACTCGGCGGCGGCACGGGTGCGGGTATCGATCCTTTTATCGACAACAAACAACTCGTATTCATGGGCGACTCGACATTTTTCCACAGTGGAATGGCAGCGATCTCCGATTCGATTAAACACGGGCAAGATATTACCTATGTCATTTTAGACAATAAGACCACTGCAATGACGGGGCATCAGCCCACGCCGGGGGTAGATATCGACCTGATGGGACGCCCGACCTTTGCTCAGGATATTGAACAGGTCGTACGCGGTTTAGGAGGCGGTACAAACGGCCCGGTGATGGTCGCCCGCATGAATCCGGCAAACAGGGAGGCGTATCGCGATATCCTGGAACAGGCGCTTCTAAAAGACGGCGTCAAAATTGTCATTGCCGACAAAGAGTGCGGCATCACGTATCACCGTCGCGTGCGCGCAGAACAAATCCAGGCCATTCGGGAGAAGGGATATCTCTCGGAAGAAACCCACATCAACATCACCCCAGAAGTCTGCGAATATTGTCTGGAATGCACGCAAGCAACCGGATGCAGCGGCTTGACAGTCGAAGAAACCCTCCACGGCTCAAAAGTCGCGACCGATCTGTCTTTATGCGTTGCCGATGGCGCGTGTACAAAAGTCGAAGTTGCCAACGGCGATAAAACGTGTCCCTCGTTTGAACGCCTGATTATTCACCGATCACGCGCGCCCGAAGTGCAAACCGAATCAATCGATCTATCGAATATTCCCGAACCCGAATGCCGCGAATTTGATACGGCCTGGTACGCTTATGTGGCTGGCGTAGGCGGCATGGGCATCAACACCATTTCTGCGATCATCGCCGTTGCAGGTGCCAAGCAGGGATATACCGTGCGATTTACCAACAAAAAGGGACTGGCTATTCGCAACGGCGGCGTGTATTCGCACGTCAGCTTTACCAAAGACGAACGGGTAATTTCGCAATTGACGCCCTATGGGCATGCAGACTTGCTGTTGGGATTGGATATTCTGGAAGCAGTGCGCGGGTTAGATCCGAATGGAACCGGTCGTGTGGGCAGTCCACAGCGCACCACAGCCGTTGTGGAAACTGGCAAGCGCGAGACCATTTTGTCGATGATTGGACGAGATGATTTTGATACAGACCATCTGGAGGATATGTTGCGGCGTTATACCAATCCCGACACGTATTTCGGGATGGACCTCGGCGAAATCTCCGAACGATACCTGGGCAACAAAATCTATGCCAATAGCATCTTGCTGGGCGCCGCATTTCAACGAGGGGCACTACCCCTCACGCTGGAAAATATCCGGTGGGCGATGAAACAAAATATCAAATCGAATGAACTCGAAGCCAATCTCAAAGCATTTGAGATGGGGCGCAAAGCCGCGTTGGATCCCGATGCATTTTTCAAACCCAAACTCGTAACCACATACAGGGGCCTCATTGACGACAAAGTGGAAATTCTGGCCAAAACGCGGGGTGAAAAATTGGCCAAGACCTATCGCATCCTCTCAGAGACAGTTGCAGGCTGGTCACTTTCTGACGCGACAAAATTGCAATTTGCCCTCGGCGTTTACGACCTCATTCAATGGGGCGGCATCGAACACGCACAGTCTTATATCGTCCGCGTAAAAAGAATTTACGACCGCGATAATGTCCAATATCGGTATCGCGCAACAGATGCCGTGGTGCGCTTTCTCGCTCGCGTAATGGCCTATAAAGATGAAATCTATGTGGCTCATCTATTGACAAGCGAAGAAAAATATCGCCGGGATCGCGCGCGTTACGATGTCGATCCCAATCGCGGCGATCAGATTTCTTACAGGCATCTAACCCGGCCGCATTTCACCGTCCTGGGACTGGACATCAGATTCGATATTCAAACCCGTGACTGGATGCTCAATATTATGAAACGGGCGCGCTTTTTACGCAGGCTTCCGGCCTGGCACCGCGAAGAAAAAGACTATCGAGACTGGTATATCGATCTGGTAGATAATTTTGATTTTGACAATACAGAGCGATACGATACTTATGTGAAAGTCCTGCGCCTGCCCGACGACGTACGGGGCTACCGCGAAGTGATCTGGCCCAAGATGGCCGCTGCCAGAAAAATGGCGAACTACTGGCTCAATGGCAAAGGCACACCCCCCAAACTCGACCGCGAGGTCCTCGATATTGAGCCTGTGGTCGAAAACGCTTAG